One window of Oncorhynchus kisutch isolate 150728-3 linkage group LG25, Okis_V2, whole genome shotgun sequence genomic DNA carries:
- the LOC109870052 gene encoding uncharacterized protein LOC109870052 isoform X2 has translation MYANYSPGEEVKCRMMDRMMNSNDSGLERGYGNDYQITKRTYFQHPDSYTDSVSTEITPHVRNRKWNGGSKTFQKRPYSRRNGSRSASLEYTIQRGKERNTSALHDTSCRTTQEGVEA, from the exons ATGTATGCTAATTATAGTCCAGGCGAAGAAGTTAAATGTAGGATGATGGACAGGATGATGAACTCGAACGATTCAGGATTGGAACGAGGATATGGAAACGACTACCAGATCACAAAGCGTACATACTTCCAACACCCAGATTCCTATactgactcagtgagcacagAGATAACCCCACATGTGAGAAACAG GAAGTGGAATGGGGGTTCCAAGACGTTCCAGAAAAGACCTTATTCTC GGAGGAATGGTTCCAGGAGTGCTTCATTAGAATACACCATACAAAGAGGTAAAGAAAGGAATACATCTgctctgcatgacacaagttgcAGAACTACACAAG AGGGGGTAGAAGCCTAG
- the LOC109870052 gene encoding uncharacterized protein LOC109870052 isoform X1, producing the protein MYANYSPGEEVKCRMMDRMMNSNDSGLERGYGNDYQITKRTYFQHPDSYTDSVSTEITPHVRNRKWNGGSKTFQKRPYSRRNGSRSASLEYTIQRGKERNTSALHDTSCRTTQGDNSTAHKIPSCLLKMIVIDLQPLSIVEDKGICAVMRAIEPTPEISRVTSKDLRLQLLQMYEETKEMVKKELASSDDISLTSELWVSRAEVSFVTVTCHYLGKDWHLKSHVLETANLPDEHTPKHIVDQLLKTAKAWGIKDKIHTVVMEGGTTMKDEVSKAGWTHISCLAYTLDLVFKDVLEKYPGLKTLLKKSQNVVRFFHCDIKAEQKLKEYQLKLKLPESVLIQSVGNGWLSSLSMLERFVEQHQAIAAVLLQRLEYNLWLVDEDIKTINDVIAALQPFKKATKEMPRAGYESISFIIPLMNRCQRDIEKLAQNGNEVAFGLAKMCEWHFCNVKLNRWLTVSTVLDPRFKKLLLSDDYKVQLSRRQILKAMDDISTSAVSAPVGSGKQSHFDFDFMRYVKERPITMFQSPLKWWRVNKDLVYLKRIAHKYLGVVCTAKPLERVFAKEESDVFCNRRSCLETENVNMVLFLNSNCSTTM; encoded by the exons ATGTATGCTAATTATAGTCCAGGCGAAGAAGTTAAATGTAGGATGATGGACAGGATGATGAACTCGAACGATTCAGGATTGGAACGAGGATATGGAAACGACTACCAGATCACAAAGCGTACATACTTCCAACACCCAGATTCCTATactgactcagtgagcacagAGATAACCCCACATGTGAGAAACAG GAAGTGGAATGGGGGTTCCAAGACGTTCCAGAAAAGACCTTATTCTC GGAGGAATGGTTCCAGGAGTGCTTCATTAGAATACACCATACAAAGAGGTAAAGAAAGGAATACATCTgctctgcatgacacaagttgcAGAACTACACAAG GTGACAATTCAACAGCACACAAAATCCCAAGCTGTTTGTTAAAGATGATTGTGATTGACCTACAACCATTGTCCATTGTTGAAGACAAAGGTATCTGCGCTGTTATGAGGGCCATTGAGCCCACACCGGAAATTTCACGGGTGACATCCAAAGACCTACGCTTACAACTTCTTCAAATGTATGAAGAGACTAAAGAGATGGTGAAAAAAGAATTGGCTTCATCAGATGACATTTCGTTGACATCAGAATTGTGGGTTTCAAGAGCTGAAGTATCTTTTGTGACGGTGACCTGTCACTATCTAGGCAAAGACTGGCATCTGAAGTCCCATGTGTTGGAAACAGCCAATTTACCTGATGAACATACTCCAAAACACATAGTGGACCAGTTGCTGAAGACCGCAAAAGCATGGGGCATTAAAGACAAAATCCATACCGTTGTCATGGAAGGAGGAACAACCATGAAGGACGAAGTCTCAAAAGCTGGATGGACACACATCTCTTGTCTTGCTTATACTTTGGACTTGGTGTTCAAGGACGTCCTAGAAAAATATCCTGGACTTAAAACTCTGCTGAAAAAGTCCCAGAATGTTGTGAGGTTCTTCCACTGTGACATCAAGGCAGAACAAAAACTCAAGGAGTACCAACTGAAGCTAAAGTTGCCTGAAAGTGTACTGATCCAGTCTGTTGGTAACGGTTGGCTCTCTTCACTCAGCATGCTGGAGCGATTTGTAGAACAGCACCAGGCCATTGCAGCTGTGCTCCTTCAGAGGCTTGAGTACAACCTATGGCTTGTAGACGAAGACATAAAGACAATCAACGATGTCATAGCCGCACTTCAGCCTTTCAAAAAGGCAACAAAAGAAATGCCAAGAGCGGGATATGAATCCATATCATTTATCATTCCACTTATGAACAGATGTCAGAGAGACATCGAAAAGTTGGCACAAAACGGTAACGAGGTAGCATTCGGTCTAGCCAAAATGTGTGAATGGCATTTTTGCAATGTCAAGCTCAACCGCTGGCTTACAGTTAGCACAGTCCTGGACCCAAGATTCAAGAAGCTCCTACTCTCTGATGATTACAAAGTCCAGTTATCCAGAAGACAAATCCTCAAAGCAATGGATGACATCAGCACAAGTGCAGTGTCTGCTCCAGTTGGTTCTGGCAAACAATCACACTTTGATTTTGACTTTATGAGGTATGTCAAAGAGAGACCCATCACAATGTTTCAGAGCCCCCTGAAATGGTGGAGGGTCAACAAAGACTTAGTGTATCTAAAAAGGATTGCACATAAATACCTTGGCGTTGTTTGCACAGCAAAACCACTGGAGAGAGTTTTCGCCAAAGAAGAGAGCGATGTCTTCTGTAACAGGCGAAGCTGCTTAGAGACGGAAAATGTCAATATGGTACTATTTCTAAACAGCAACTGTTCTACAACAATGTAG